Proteins encoded within one genomic window of Brenneria nigrifluens DSM 30175 = ATCC 13028:
- the nadA gene encoding quinolinate synthase NadA, whose protein sequence is MSILFDSNETIYPFPAKPKPLSDEAKQRYRSRIKTLLRQRDAVMVAHYYTDPEIQSLAEESGGCVADSLEMARFGSTHPASTLLVAGVRFMGETAKILNPEKTVLMPTLEAECSLDLGCPIEAFNRFCDAHPDRTVVVYANTSAAVKARADWVVTSSIAVELIEHLDSLGEKIIWAPDRHLGSYVQKQTGADVLCWQGACIVHDEFKTQALRRMKILYPDAAILVHPESPHSVVEMADAVGSTSQLIQAARTLPQRELIVATDRGIFYKMQQACPGKTLLEAPTAGEGATCRSCAHCPWMAMNGLQAIAEGLEQSGETHEIHVDAALREGALVPLNRMLEFAATLKLRVRGNA, encoded by the coding sequence ATGAGCATCCTTTTTGATAGCAATGAAACTATTTATCCCTTTCCGGCGAAGCCTAAACCGTTATCGGATGAAGCAAAGCAACGCTACCGTAGCAGAATAAAAACGTTATTGCGGCAGCGCGATGCGGTGATGGTGGCGCACTACTATACCGATCCGGAAATTCAATCCCTGGCGGAGGAAAGCGGCGGTTGCGTCGCCGACTCGTTGGAGATGGCGCGCTTTGGCAGCACGCACCCCGCCTCGACGCTGTTGGTGGCGGGCGTGCGTTTTATGGGCGAAACGGCAAAGATCCTTAACCCGGAAAAAACCGTGCTGATGCCGACGCTCGAGGCCGAATGCTCGCTCGATCTCGGCTGCCCCATTGAAGCCTTCAACCGCTTTTGCGACGCGCATCCCGACCGCACCGTGGTGGTGTACGCCAATACGTCGGCGGCGGTAAAAGCGCGTGCCGACTGGGTGGTCACCTCCAGTATCGCGGTGGAGCTGATTGAACATCTGGATAGCTTGGGTGAAAAGATTATCTGGGCGCCGGATCGCCACCTGGGAAGCTATGTGCAGAAGCAAACCGGCGCCGATGTGCTGTGCTGGCAGGGGGCCTGCATCGTGCATGATGAATTTAAAACCCAGGCCTTAAGGCGTATGAAAATACTGTATCCCGACGCCGCTATTTTAGTGCATCCGGAATCGCCGCACAGCGTGGTGGAGATGGCCGATGCCGTCGGCTCCACCAGCCAGCTTATTCAGGCCGCCAGAACCCTGCCGCAGCGGGAGCTGATTGTGGCCACCGATCGCGGCATTTTTTACAAAATGCAGCAGGCGTGTCCGGGCAAAACCCTGCTGGAAGCGCCGACCGCCGGCGAGGGGGCGACCTGCCGCAGCTGCGCGCACTGTCCCTGGATGGCGATGAACGGGTTGCAGGCGATTGCCGAAGGCCTGGAACAGAGTGGCGAAACGCATGAAATTCATGTCGATGCGGCGCTAAGGGAAGGCGCGCTGGTTCCGCTGAATCGAATGCTTGAGTTTGCTGCTACACTGAAGTTGCGCGTACGCGGCAATGCCTGA